The Zingiber officinale cultivar Zhangliang chromosome 10A, Zo_v1.1, whole genome shotgun sequence genome contains a region encoding:
- the LOC122026089 gene encoding ribonucleoside-diphosphate reductase small chain-like, with protein sequence MPAITPPVAAAAASSPGGGAIGSEYEPLLAENPDRFCMFPITYPSIWEFYKKAVASFWTAEEVDLSLDLPHWQHRLSDDERHFISHVLAFFAASDGIVLENLAARFMRDVQLPEVRAFYGFQIAIENIHSEMYSLLLDTYIKDHEEKSRLFHAIDTVPAVTRKAEWALRWIDFSGSFAERLVAFACVEGIFFSGSFCAIFWLKKRGLMPGLTFSNELISRDEGLHCDFACLLYGLLRSKLSEDRVRTIIADAVDIEREFVCSALPVALVGMNGDLMSQYIEFVADHLLVALGYSKMYGVANPFDWMEIISLQGKTNFFEKRVGEYQKASVMSSLNGNGAIHEFKLDEDF encoded by the coding sequence ATGCCGGCAATAACCCCACcagtcgccgccgccgccgcctcctctcCTGGCGGAGGAGCAATCGGATCGGAATACGAGCCGTTGCTAGCGGAGAATCCCGACCGCTTCTGCATGTTCCCCATCACCTATCCCTCCATCTGGGAGTTCTACAAGAAGGCGGTGGCCTCCTTCTGGACGGCGGAGGAGGTGGACCTCTCGCTCGATCTCCCACACTGGCAGCACCGCCTCTCCGACGACGAGCGTCACTTCATCTCTCATGTCCTCGCCTTCTTCGCCGCCTCGGATGGCATTGTCCTCGAGAACCTCGCCGCCCGGTTCATGCGCGACGTCCAACTCCCTGAGGTTCGCGCATTCTACGGCTTCCAGATCGCCATCGAGAACATCCACTCCGAGATGTACTCCCTCCTCCTCGACACCTACATCAAAGACCACGAGGAGAAGTCGCGCCTTTTCCACGCCATCGACACGGTGCCCGCCGTCACCCGTAAGGCGGAATGGGCTCTTCGCTGGATCGACTTCTCTGGCTCATTTGCCGAGCGCCTCGTGGCATTCGCTTGCGTCGAGGGCATCTTTTTCTCCGGTTCCTTCTGCGCCATCTTCTGGCTCAAGAAGCGCGGGCTCATGCCCGGTCTCACTTTCTCAAACGAGCTCATCTCCCGCGACGAGGGGCTCCACTGTGATTTCGCCTGCCTCCTTTACGGTCTCCTCCGTAGCAAACTCTCTGAGGACAGGGTCCGCACCATCATTGCCGACGCTGTGGACATCGAACGTGAGTTCGTCTGCAGTGCTCTGCCCGTGGCCCTCGTCGGTATGAACGGCGACCTCATGAGCCAGTACATTGAATTCGTGGCAGACCATTTGCTTGTGGCTCTGGGCTACAGCAAGATGTACGGCGTGGCCAACCCCTTTGATTGGATGGAGATTATCTCGCTTCAAGGGAAAACCAATTTCTTCGAGAAGAGGGTGGGCGAGTACCAGAAGGCTTCGGTGATGTCGAGCTTGAACGGCAATGGAGCCATCCATGAGTTCAAGCTGGACGAAGATTTCTAA